DNA sequence from the Methanolobus psychrophilus R15 genome:
CAGATAGGCCAATCTCTCTGGCAACGGCTTTTGCAGTCTCCTGATTATCTCCTGTGATCATAACTACTTTAATACCTGCCTTATGGCAGGTTTCAATGGCTCTTTTTGCCTCTTCCCTGGGCGGGTCTATCAGAGCTGCAAGTCCCAGGAAAATCATATTGTTTTCCAATTCTTCACTAACACCGTGAATAGGCCTGTATGCCAAAGCTAGCACACGATAGGTTTCCTGCGCAAGTGTATAGTTGATCTCAAATATCTCCTTGCGGTCTTGTCCTGTAAACTCCCTCACTCCTGAAGAACTATGAATGTACGTACACCTGTCAAGCACCATCTCAGGAGCGCCTTTTATAAAGACCATGTCCTTCTCCTGTGTACTGTGCACTGTACTCATCATCTTCCTTTCAGAAGTGAAGATTATTTCCTGCAACCGGGGCAGTTCTTCTTCAAGTTTACCTTTCCATATACCGGCTTTAGCTGCAGCCACCAGTAAAGCTATCTCCGTAGGATCTCCAATGCCTTTCCATTCTTTGTCCAATTCTTCCAGTGCAGCATTGTTGCATAGAGTAGCGGCCCTCAGCAAGAGTTCCAGTCCCTTCTCATTTACAAGATCAATAGACGAATTATTGGAAAGCAGCTCTCCAATGGGTTCATAGCCTTTTCCAGTTACATTAATCTCCCGACCAGATAGAATTATTTTTCTTACAGTCATCTCGTTACGGGTAAGGGTGCCGGTTTTGTCAGTACAGATGACAGTAGTAGAACCCAATGTCTCTACACCCAGCATCCGGCGTACAATAGCATTATGTTGTGCCATATGACGCATCCCGTTTGCAAGAGTTATGGTCATGGTAAGGGGTAGCCCTTCAGGCACTGCTGCCACAGCCAAAGCAATTGATATCAAAAGCATCTCTGATACTGGTGCACCGTTATATATTCCTGAAATTAAGGTCACCAGAGAGGCAATCAATGCTATAATAGCAAGTGTGCGTGTAAGCCTTGCAATCTTTTTCTGCAGAGGAGTGGCCTCTTCAGCCTGCTGTACCAATCCGGCTATCTTTCCAAGTTCTGTGTTCATGCCGGTAGCAATCACAAGTGCGCTGCATTTACCACGTACGATTTGAGTGCCGGCAAAGATAGTTTCATCTTTTTCCTTGTTCACGGGTGCACTCTCACCGGTCAGTGCTGCCTCTTCTATCTGCAAACCAATCATTTCAAAAACGAGAGCATCGGCTGGTATAATATCTCCACTCTCCAGCACAAGGATATCTCCAGGAACAACATCATGTGAGGGTATTTCTTGCAATGTCCCTCCTCTGCGCACTCTTGTGAGAGATTGCACAAATTTCTTAAGAGCTTCCATGGACTTTTCTGCCCTGTACTCCTGCAAGAATCCCATTACTATAACGAAAAGGA
Encoded proteins:
- a CDS encoding cation transporter, P-type ATPase; the protein is MKTEEAFLKYNSSLEGLSKEEVTNRLETYGLNQLEEKNRVTPVKVLVRQLANVIIWVLAAAAIIALLADEVINFWAITGIILFVIVMGFLQEYRAEKSMEALKKFVQSLTRVRRGGTLQEIPSHDVVPGDILVLESGDIIPADALVFEMIGLQIEEAALTGESAPVNKEKDETIFAGTQIVRGKCSALVIATGMNTELGKIAGLVQQAEEATPLQKKIARLTRTLAIIALIASLVTLISGIYNGAPVSEMLLISIALAVAAVPEGLPLTMTITLANGMRHMAQHNAIVRRMLGVETLGSTTVICTDKTGTLTRNEMTVRKIILSGREINVTGKGYEPIGELLSNNSSIDLVNEKGLELLLRAATLCNNAALEELDKEWKGIGDPTEIALLVAAAKAGIWKGKLEEELPRLQEIIFTSERKMMSTVHSTQEKDMVFIKGAPEMVLDRCTYIHSSSGVREFTGQDRKEIFEINYTLAQETYRVLALAYRPIHGVSEELENNMIFLGLAALIDPPREEAKRAIETCHKAGIKVVMITGDNQETAKAVAREIGLSDGTVSLEGITDEKIRGILADGAITGRELDDLSDKEFGDVVEKVSIYARARPEQKLRIIRSLQERGHVVAMTGDGVNDAPALRKADIGIAMGIKGTDVAREASVVVLQDDNFATIVEAVKMGRGIYSNIEKFTTYLVSRNFTEVMLILISVALLGFDYIPLLALQILFINMFNEVVPAISLGMEPVRENIMSRKPRDPKEEILGRRNLTLVISTALTMSIVSFLVFLLADPFADLQKARTLTFVTIVSMALFVPTAFRSLDGSAINRELFSNRSMLIGMLITFLLILSVVYVPILQTVFELTPLSLMDWILPVGAAFLTLLIIEGIKFAIRSNTKEVDRKSAH